CCTAAGGATAAGCgattatgaaaatggatggatggatggatggatgtttgagtacaagtttattaaaatacattCAGTTTTGGATTAATTTCCTTACATCCTGAGGAAGATACCAGCTTAGGTTTTTTCCTTCAGCGCCTCATCTATTACTTAGTGCAACTACACAATCAGGGTGATGAAACAGCTGGGCTGTTGTGCATTAAGGCCACCAACAGTTAGCTGGTTGTATCATTTACTTGGACTTTAGTTTAACTGAGCATTTTGGGTTATAAAAGCAACCATTGTCCTACATCTCCAAGTTGCAGTATTTAGAATGTCAGTTTGTCTCTGTGCATGTGGTGTTTGCACTTTCTGCTGttcttctttacattttattaattggtAAGTTGCCGATTAATAAATGGAGGCTGCAGCATCTTGTATGATCATCTGTTCCTTAACATTAACTTGTGCCTTATTGATTTTTACAGTGTGCCTGATGATGCTGGGATACTCAACTGTGACTCGCAATTAATAGTGAAGGATTCTGAAAAGCTGCTTGTGCCTTTGTTTAGGGAGTAGCTGTGGTGAAGGTTTTATAGGCTGTTCTGTCCAACATTTGCACATGTAATGAACTCTTTTCAGACCCTTATTAATGTTTGCAGTTCCATTTTTAAGTGAGATATTggcttcatttttttatgttgtgttgTGCATATTTTGTCTTGAAACAGGTTTACAGGAAAATGAGAGCTTCTCCATATCTCCCTTTACTATGGATGTTCAACATCTGAGAAATATGAGAGAAATGATATTCATGGAAGAACCTAAGAATTCAATATCCTCACAATGCAATAAAAGATTTCAAGAGATGCATAGTCTTCTAAAGGACAAGGAAATGCATACAGAATTCTCAGATATGGCCAGTGCTCAGGAACACACTCAGGTTAACACAAGAGAAAAGCCACATCACTGTCCTGAGTGTGGCAAAGGATTTTTGTACTCTAGGGATCTTCAGAGACATTCAAAAATTCACAGTGGAGACAAACCCTATTACTGTCTTGAATGCAGAAAGCGATTCTCATGCAAAAGTGGTCTTCAAGCTCACAAGAAAATTCACACAGGGCCAGAGATCCActgttgttcagaatgtggtaagcaATTCTCACGTCGAAATTGCcttcaaaaacataaaacaattcacacaggAGATGGCGTGTATtcctgttcagaatgtggtaaacgATTTGCGTACAGAATGAGTCTTCAGAATCACATTCGACTTCATACAGGAGAAAAGCCATATAGCTGCGAAGCATGTGGCAAGCGATTCACTGAAAAAAGTAGCCTCCATCGACATATGtggattcacacaggagagaagccgtattgctgttctgaatgtggaaagcaATTCTCACGAAGGAACAGTCTTCAGGCACACAAGAAAGTTCATGTAGGAAAGGAAATGCATTGCTGTTCTCAATGTGGTAAACAATTTCCACATAGAAAGAACCTTCATAGACATgtaagaattcatactggagagaagccacattgctgtactgaatgtggcaaacgattctcagaGATAAGCAGCCTCCAGAAACACATAtggattcacactggagaaaagccacattgctgttctgaatgtggcaaacggttTTCTTCCTTTGGGGATCTTCAGAGGCACaccagaattcacactggagaaaaaccatactgctgttctaATTGTGGTAAATGCTTTTCACAAATTGGCAATCTTACAATgcacatgaaaattcacacaggagaaaagccgCATTGCTGCTCAGAATGTGGCAGTCGATTCTCAGAAGTAAGTAATCTGAAGAGGCACATGAgaattcatacaggagagaaACCACATTGCTGTTCTATCTGCAGTAAGCAATTTTCACAAATATGTAACCTTCAAGTGCACATGaggattcacacaggagagaagccacatcgctgttcagaatgtggcaaagtCTTTTCCCATATAAGCAGCCTTAAGAATCATAGAAgacttcacacaggagagaaaccaCATTCAtgctctgaatgtgggaaacaattCTCACGCACAAGCAATCTTCAGGCCCACATGAAAGTTCACACTGCACCAAACAAAAACATTCAGGCCCTTCTAGAAGTGACACCAGCATAACAGAACAATGCAAGAGCAATACTGCGCACCTGAAGTATACCTGAAAAGGGATGGCAtgattctgcggtgggctggcgccctgcccgggtttgtttcctgccttgcgccctgtgttggctgggtttggctccagcagacccccatgaccctgtagttaggatatagtgggttgaataatggatggatggatggatggcatgaTTTGGATGGTCTGTTGTACAAGATGTATTCTATCTTTAACCTGAGCTTTTTTTCTGGGATTGCCCCAGCTTCCCAGCGGCCCTGCTGTGGATAAGCatgtttagaagatggatggatgatttatgtTCAAAGTGTCCCTCCTGCCTGGATGAAGGTCCCAACCCAGGGAGTAGGCACATGAATGGTTCACTGTTCAGCAACAGAAAGAGACTGAATTGCTGAGCTGACTGTGGGAAACTATTACTACAAATAAGCAATTATCCATGACACAGAAAACTTTGGAAAAAGTGTTAAGCTCACTATGTTTTTCTCTCAGTAACATTCAGTGTTGGTCATCCATGGCTGGTGTACTGTTCTATGAAAAACAATTGAATGGTAGTgccaaggttaaaaaaaaaaaaaaatctccagatgtAAGTGATGAGATGCAGCAAAACTGACAGGAAAAGAAACCATCACAGCGATTTACAAATAAACACTGAGTCGCTTGCACACAGGGCAGATTTTACCAGGGTTGAAATATAAAGGCAACTTTGAAATCTTTATGTATTACATGACcttaaaaatacaaagcattGTTGAAAAGTATAATCTTACATATTTATGAGACATTTTAATATCTCAGTCACTCTCATACTGGAAAATGTGTGTTCAGAAAATCTTGGGTGATTTTGCATGATGTGTTCTGTCATTGTTACTGTCATTTCAGCGTACGCACACTGTATGCGCTCTTGTTTTGAACTTGACAAAAGTTCGCTGCAGGAGTATAGAAACTTaatgaaggactttgttaaatgttgcgactcaaaccact
This genomic window from Polypterus senegalus isolate Bchr_013 chromosome 4, ASM1683550v1, whole genome shotgun sequence contains:
- the LOC120528107 gene encoding gastrula zinc finger protein XlCGF57.1-like; this translates as MEQRMALLKQEECEEDPFHASQQGLCIKQEETELVNANIEEKQFENKLLFVKVEDTEKMSTGFEILGHGIVDTLRKNLCNENRFMIVRCPSVKQEVADFVSLQRTERSLLLQSVQVKPETFKSDDKMMMEMWCRREEQDQPSSVRQTGTGLQENESFSISPFTMDVQHLRNMREMIFMEEPKNSISSQCNKRFQEMHSLLKDKEMHTEFSDMASAQEHTQVNTREKPHHCPECGKGFLYSRDLQRHSKIHSGDKPYYCLECRKRFSCKSGLQAHKKIHTGPEIHCCSECGKQFSRRNCLQKHKTIHTGDGVYSCSECGKRFAYRMSLQNHIRLHTGEKPYSCEACGKRFTEKSSLHRHMWIHTGEKPYCCSECGKQFSRRNSLQAHKKVHVGKEMHCCSQCGKQFPHRKNLHRHVRIHTGEKPHCCTECGKRFSEISSLQKHIWIHTGEKPHCCSECGKRFSSFGDLQRHTRIHTGEKPYCCSNCGKCFSQIGNLTMHMKIHTGEKPHCCSECGSRFSEVSNLKRHMRIHTGEKPHCCSICSKQFSQICNLQVHMRIHTGEKPHRCSECGKVFSHISSLKNHRRLHTGEKPHSCSECGKQFSRTSNLQAHMKVHTAPNKNIQALLEVTPA